From one Oncorhynchus clarkii lewisi isolate Uvic-CL-2024 chromosome 6, UVic_Ocla_1.0, whole genome shotgun sequence genomic stretch:
- the LOC139411063 gene encoding microprocessor complex subunit DGCR8-like, whose translation MEIDDILPPLPLEPPDDLNSEGLNGKAQPPPPPLQTSSDAEEMDVSSGGDGQTHTPAGDQGLGLLAKGSITFSNNLSDEVEPSSLCPRTARHAPPVSKFLPELKLLQDIKISVSVVDSSRSKDRKVLYTGIGQEGGGVGETSSEGLNGELYDANTELGAVEGSSGLGNGMVCGSAGRRGEEADLENKVEFAVLDELEDFSQDFLDTENVEQGGFRSEEMVQPENADEENLNYSYEEDFDNDVDALLEEGMPVPKKMRLAEGAAEYAGDSDHASDGEGGVQPMMTKIKTVLKSRGRPPTEPLPDGWIMTFHNSGIPVYLHRETRVVTWSRPYFLGTGSIRKHDPPTSSIPCFHYRKMKDHEERQQNGEVTPNAEVSPVKPGEEADSLERPDEPDSTAQEDPTTVALGLTLGDGEVELETGLVIEGTIERCPVPHGKMAQGALGQVRAKVEVCKDESIEIEEFRSYLEKCFDFEQVTVKKFRTWAERRQFNRDMKRKQAESERPILPANQKLITLSVSDTPTKKEFVINPNGKSEVCILHEYMQRVLKVRPVYNFFECENPSEPFGASVIIDGVTYGTGTASSKKLAKNKAARATLEILIPDFVKQTSEEKLVEGDELEYFNHISIEDSRVYELTNKAGLLSPYQILHECLKRNHGMGDTSIKFEVIPGKNQKSEYVMTCGKHTVRGWCKNKRVGKQLASQKILQMLHPHVKNWGSLLRMYGRESSKMVKKENSDKSVIELQQYAKKNRPNLHILNKLQEEMKKLAKERAETRKKPKMTIMESAQPGSQPLCTVDV comes from the exons ATGGAGATAGATGACATATTACCCCCCTTGCCTTTGGAGCCACCTGATGATTTAAACTCAGAGGGCCTTAATGGTAAAGCGCAGCCTCCACCACCTCCCCTGCAAACGTCCAGTGACGCAGAGGAAATGGACGTTAGCTCTGGTggtgatggacagacacacaccccaGCAGGGGACCAGGGCCTGGGGCTCCTCGCCAAGGGCTCCATAACCTTCAGTAATAACCTGTCAGATGAGGTCGAACCCAGCTCACTGTGCCCTAGAACAGCCCGCCATGCACCCCCTGTCAGCAAGTTCCTACCAGAGCTTAAGTTACTACAAGACATTAAGATCAGTGTCAGCGTTGTAGATAGCAGCAGGAGCAAAGATAGGAAGGTGCTGTACACAGGGATCGGTCAGGAGGGTGGTGGTGTAGGGGAGACCAGCTCAGAGGGCCTTAATGGTGAGTTGTATGATGCCAATACAGAGCTTGGAGCTGTtgagggtagctcaggactgggGAACGGGATGGTCTGTGGCAgtgcagggaggagaggggaagaggcagACCTGGAGAACAAAGTGGAATTTGCGGTCTTGGACGAGCTGGAGGACTTCAGTCAGGACTTCCTGGATACGGAGAATGTGGAGCAGGGGGGTTTCAGGTCTGAGGAAATGGTTCAACCGGAGAATGCTGACGAGGAGAACCTGAATTACTCATATGAG GAGGACTTCGACAATGATGTAGACGCTCTGCTGGAGGAGGGCATGCCCGTGCCCAAAAAGATGCGCCTGGCGGAGGGGGCTGCTGAGTATGCAGGGGACAGTGACCACGCGTCGGACGGGGAGGGAGGCGTTCAGCCCATGATGACCAAAATTAAAACAGTCCTGAAGA GTCGTGGGCGTCCACCCACTGAGCCACTACCTGATGGATGGATCATGACATTCCATAACTCTGGCATTCCAGTCTACCTGCacagagagaccagagtagtGACCTGGTCCAGACCTTACTTCCTGGGGACCGGGAGCATCAGG AAACACGACCCTCCCACCAGTAGCATCCCCTGCTTTCACTATAGGAAGATGAAGGATCACGAGGAAAGGCAACAGAACGGAGAGGTGACACCCAACGCTGAGGTGTCTCCGGTGAAGCCTGGGGAAGAGGCAGACTCCCTGGAGAGACCAGACGAGCCTGACTCCACAGCCCAGGAGGACCCTACCACTGTGGCCCTTGGTCTGACCCtgggggatggagaggtggagttGGAGACAGGCCTGGTCATAGAAGGAACCATAGAAAGGTGTCCTGTCCCGCACGGCAAGATGGCCCAGGGGGCTCTGGGACAGGTCAGGGCCAAGGTGGAGGTGTGTAAAGATGAATCCATAG AAATTGAGGAGTTCCGCAGCTACCTGGAGAAGTGCTTTGACTTTGAACAAGTGACTGTGAAGAAGTTCCGTACCTGGGCAGAGCGCAGGCAGTTCAACAGGGACATGAAGAGGAAGCAGGCTGAGTCCGAGAGACCCATTCTGCCTGCCAACCAGAAGCTCATCACTCTGTCTGTATCAGATACCCCCACCAAGAAAG AGTTTGTCATTAATCCAAATGGGAAGTCTGAAGTTTGCATCCTACATGAATATATGCAACGTGTCCTAAAGGTCCGACCTGTTTACAACTTTTTTGAATGTG AGAACCCAAGTGAACCCTTTGGCGCCTCCGTCATTATAGACGGAGTGACATATGGCACAGGAACTGCAAGCAGTAAAAAACTTGCCAAGAATAAAGCTG CTCGAGCCACACTGGAGATCCTCATCCCTGACTTTGTAAAGCAGACATCTGAGGAGAAGCTTGTAGAAGGGGATGAACTGGAG TATTTTAATCATATCAGTATTGAAGATTCTAGGGTGTACGAACTGACCAATAAAGCAGGCTTACTCTCGCCATATCAGATTCTACACGAGTGCCTTAAGAG AAACCATGGAATGGGTGACACCAGCATCAAGTTTGAGGTGATCCCAGGGAAGAACCAGAAGAGTGAATATGTGATGACGTGTGGAAAGCACACTGTGCGTGGATGGT GCAAGAATAAGCGTGTGGGGAAGCAGCTGGCGTCGCAGAAGATCCTACAGATGCTGCACCCCCACGTAAAGAACTGGGGGTCACTGCTCCGCATGTACGGCAGAGAGAGCAGTAAGATGGTGAAGAAG gAAAATTCAGACAAGAGTGTGATTGAACTTCAACAGTATGCCAAAAAGAACAGGCCAAATCTTCACATCCTGAACAAACTGCAAGAAGAGATGAAGAAACTGGCTAAAGAGAGG GCGGAAACCAGGAAAAAGCCCAAGATGACCATAATGGAGTCAGCCCAGCCTGGCAGTCAGCCGCTCTGTACTGTTGACGTCTAG